The segment GTCCCGAATCGGTTAGCCTCGAATCACAGTCGCTTGGGAAAACCAATATCGCAAGAAACATTCAACTGGCCAACGGCTGATGAAAACTCGACCACCCAAACTCCGGTGCATTAAATAGTTTTCGACGTCGCGTTTTCGAAAGCGAGTCAGCCGGCGGACAATTAAATTTTTCCGTAACTGGGCCCGCCAGGGTTCAGTTTGCGGCGAATCGAGCATGACTGAACCCTGGCGGGCCCAGCTACGGAAAATGCGACTTGCAAAGTCGGCTGACGAGGAATAACGCGATCGGGTCATCGTATTCGCGCAGATTGGTGTATTTCGCGGGCGAGATACTCAGTGACAGATTGCCCGCTAATGAAGCGAATTAACGCGAATCAGGGGAGTGCTGGTGTGGCGATGTCCGCCTGATGTCTCGGGAAGCTTCGTAGCTGGGCCCGCCAGGACTGCTGATTACCCGCGAGTCGTGTAGCACTTAGCCGCGGTAACCAAAAAAGAGGTTTCGGCTATAAGAAGAATGTGTGTCGAAAGAATCGGGCCGACAGGAGTTGAACCTGCGACCTCTTGACCCCCAGTCAAGCGCGCTACCAACTGCGCTACGGCCCGAAATTTGGTGAGGTTATTCTAATGAACGATCGGCGAGCTCGCTAGGTGACCTTACGGGAAGCGTGGCCGGGTTTTACTTTGGCCGTTTTACGGTCGCCGTATCTTGGATTGGAAATTTGATGAGTTTTGCAGATCGATTGGCTGAGGCAGTTCAAACATCGGGATCGGTCACCTGCGTCGGCCTGGATCCGCGGAAATCGCAATTGCCGGCGACGCTTCGCGATAGTGTCTCGACCGACTCGCCCGACGCCTGGGCTGCGGCCTATACCCAGTTTTGTACTGAGATCATTGACGTCGTCGCCGGCCGCGTCGCCTGCGTGAAGCCTCAGGCGGCATTTTTTGAACAGCTTGGGCCGGCCGGAATGGTGTCGCTTGGACAGGTGATCTCGTACGCTCGCAAAGTCGGGCTGTTGGTAATCACGGACGGAAAACGCAACGACATTGGCAGCACCGCGACCGCTTACGCGGACGCTTACCTTGGCACCGATAGCCCTTGGGGAAGCGACTCGTTGACTGTCAGTCCCTACTTGGGCCGCGATTCGTTGGAACCGTTTGTCGAGGTCTGTGACGCTCGCGATGCTGGCATTTTCGTGCTGGTGAAAACATCCAATCCCGGCGGCGGTTTGCTGCAGGACCGAGTCTGTGACGGCAAAACCATTTACGCGTCGGTTGCCGAGCTGGTCAGCGAGCTGAATTCGACTCGGATCGGCAAGTCCGGTTACGGGCCAGTCGGCGCGGTGGTCGGTGCGACGTACCCCGAACAGCTAGCCGAGCTGCGATCAGCGATGCCGGGCGCATGGATTCTGATTCCTGGATTTGGAGCCCAGGGAGGCTCGGCCGACGACGTGAAGGCCGGCTTTGACGGTTCGGGATTGGGCGCGGTGGTGAACAGTTCGCGGCACATCATTTTTGCCCACTCGCGACCGGAATACAAAGACAAATTCGGCGACGTTAAGTGGCTTGATGCGGTTTCGGCGGCGACCGACGAGATGAACGCTCAGCTGCGGTTCTAGCTGGCCAGGCAAACCATGCAGTTAAAACCGCGGAGAGTTGAATCGATCTGATCTTGCCTCGAGTTTCCCATTGCCGGTATAGCCACAGTGAGACTTATCTGTGGAGCCGATCCGACGGGAACCAAAACGATGCGCCGCCTAGCCATTTTCCTAATTCTAAGCACGATCTCTAGCCTTGGTTTTGCCCAGGGCGGATTGGGCTTGCCCGGTGGCACCAGCGCTGCGGTTCCACGGATCAGTGACACACCGCCGAGCATGCAGAACCCCGCCGCGAAACGGCTGCCGGGCAATGCCTTTGGCGATTCCAATGCTGCCGCAACCAACTCATTTGGCGTCGTCTCAAACGGCGGTAAACTGCCTCGCACGGCCGGCCAAGAACACCGCGTCTACGACTTACGTCCATACTGTGGTTACCTGACCAAACACGACCACCCCGAACAGGCGATCATCGATTGGGTGCTTCGCGAGACCGGTACAGACGTTTGGTTCACCGCACCGTTTGGATTCATGAGCGCCGATCGCGAATCGCTGTCGGTCTACCACACTCGCGAGATGCATGAAGTCATCGCAGGCGTCGTCGATCGATTCGTCGCCGGCGAAAAAGAACCTCAGGTGATGCACCTTCGCGTCCTGACGGTTGGCAATGCGAACTGGCGTAGCCGGGCTCATACATTGATGCAGCACGTCAGTGTCGACTCACCGGGCGTGCAAGCATGGTTGCTGAGCAAAGAGAACGCCGCACTGGTGCTGAACATGCTTCGCCAACGCACCGATACTCGCCAAGTTCACGACCTGAACATTGTCACGTACAACGGCCAAACTGAAACACTGGCCAGCACACGCGGCCGAAACTATGTCCGCAATATTCGGCCAGCCCCGCAGGCATGGCCGCCATACGAACCGGAAACCGGCGAAGTCCAGGAAGGCTACCGATTGTCGCTCAGCCCGCTGCTGAGCACTGACGGCCGCGCGATCGATTGCATGATCAAAGCTGAAATCGATCAGGTCGACAAACTGAATCCCGTCGATTTGGAACTACCACTTCCTAACAACCAAGTCCACCGCGCCCGCATCGATGTGCCACAAGTTGTCAGTTGGCGTCTGCACGAACGATTTCGTTGGCCATCGGACATGGTGCTGCTGTTGTCATGCGGCGTCATCGCCAGCCCTGAACGGGCCCAATCGGCGGTTCCGATGCTGAACATGAGTGCGTTTACGGGCTCCACCGCCGGCCGAGCCGATGCGTTGATGTTCATTCAATTCAGCGGCGACGCGTCCGAAAACTTATCGTCGACTCTGGCCCCGTCGACCACCGTGCCTCAGGTCGCAACTCAACCGGGCGGAGCAAACCGAGGTCGATATTAGGAGCTACCTGACCACGCCGTGGATGTCGCTGTGTATTGAGGTTGAGTTATAAACTCCCACAATTTCCCCTACCGTTGGTCTTTCCAGCCGGTGTGGACAGTGTTCCGGCGAGGGATTTCTGCCTGTCCCAGCCCTGGACTAGCTCCGCATGGTCGATCGGCGGTTTGCCGTTTAGAATGCCGAGCCACACTGGTCCGTCCGTCTCGCTTTCACGTCGCAATCGTCCATGGCAAACTCTTCGTCTCGCCGCGTCGTCATCACTGGTCTTGGTGTTGTCAGCCCGCTGGGCAACGACCCAGACACCGTCATCGCTGCGCTGCGAGATGGCACCAGCGGAATCCGTCCGTTGACCCAGGTCCCGCAAGGCGTTTTGTGCATCGACCATGGCGCCGAAGCCGTCGGGTTCACCGGTGACATTTCGGACTACGGCCCGATGGAAAAAGCACTTGCCCGCACGATCAAGAAGGGCAGCAAAGTGATGTGCCGCGAGATCGAGATGGGTGTCGCGGTGGCCCAACTTGCGATTGGCGACGCTGGCATCACCGCAGAAAACCGTGACCGCGACCGAACCGGTGTTCTGTATGGATGCGACTACATCATGTCGCTGCCCGAAGAGTTCGCTGCTGGCATCAAAAAGTGCTTGGACGAGAACGGGAATTTCCAATTTGAAAAATGGGGGCAAATCGGCAAACCCGAAGTCAGCCCGCTGTGGTTGCTGAAGTATCTGCCCAACATGCCGGCCAGCCACATCGCGATCTACAACGATCTGCGTGGCCCCAATAATTCGATCACCGTACGGGAAGCCTCGGCCGGTGCGGCGATCGCCGAAGCCTATTCGACAATCCAGCGTGGTCACGCCGACGTGTTGGTGGTCGGTTCGACGGGTTCACGAATCCACCCGCTGCGAACGCTGCACGCATCACTGCAAGAAAAACTCGCCGCCGACCAATCCGACCCAACGACGATGTCTCGTCCATTCGATCAGTCTCGCGACGGCAGCGTTGTGGGTGAGGGTGCGGGGGCGCTGGTTTGTGAATCGATGGAGCACGCTGAAGAACGCGGCGCGACGATCCTTGGCGAAGTGGTCGGTTATGCCAGCAGCGCGGTCGGGCCGTCGAAAGGTTTCGAGGACTCATTTTTGAAGCAAGCTATCGTCAACGTGTTGCGAGGCGCGTTGGGGGACGCCGATCCAAAATCGATTGGACACATCCACGCTCACGGACTGGGTACGATCGAGTGCGATCGGCAAGAAGCCGAAGCAATCGCCGAAGTCTTCGGTAACCCCAGCGAGCAACCGCCGATCACAACGGCTAAGGGACACATGGGCAATCTGGGCGCTGGTGGCGGAATGGTCGAAGTCATCGCCAGCTTGAAGGCGCTCGGCGGCAACCTGTTTCCAATCCGAAATCTGACCAACCTGGATGCGGCCTGCCCAATCAACGCGTGTGTCGACACGACAACGCCGGCAGGAACTAGTTTCATCAACGTCAACGTGACACCGCAAGGCCAAGCATCGGCAACTCGAATCGCGTTGCTATAGAAAAACGCAGTGCTGCCAAAACTCTGTGACAGCTAGGCAGTTATTGGCCGTGGTGTCGGCGGTTGAACAAATCCGGACTGAACGGATCGCTAACCACTGGCATTCGGCTGGGCGCGGTCGGATGCTCAACCGATTCAGCAGACGGGCTGAGTTCGGGTCGAGCGATTTCAGCAGCAGTCTGGATCGGGCGTTCGGCAACGTAAGCGGCTGGATTCGATTGTGCCCCGCTCGACTGTGCCGCTGGGGTAAGCAGCGGCCCTAGATCTGGACCAGAACCGGCATCGGCGACTTCGAACGCAGCCTTGATTTCAACTGATTCGTTCTGGCTCTTCCCGACCACGGTCAGCCAAAGTGTCAGTGCCTCGATCGACTTGGCATGTCGCAGATCGAGCGGTGCGTCAGAGCCACCGTGAGGCGAGACAGCTTTCTGCAAAAGCACGCTGTTGGCCGGCGTCTGATTGTCGATAAACGCAAGCGAAGCAGCCAAGTTTTCTCGCGTCATTCGGGCCGATGCACGAGCTCCCAAACCGGGGACCATCATCGACCAAGGTCGACCCGATGTGTGATCGTGACATGATCCGCATCGATTCATCAGAGTTGGCTGAACATTGGCGGCGAAAAATTGCAACATCGCCAAATCAACGCCGCTCATAGCGGCGGCGACGGCTTGATGATCGACCTGTTCGACTTGTTCGCTGGACTGAGTGTCGTACTGAATCACTGGTGCTGAACGTGGATTGGGCGAGTGGGCTCGGTCGATATGTGCCTGAATCGAGGCGACTTGCAGATTGGTGGGGTCGATCGCTCGAGCGGCATCGAGCTCGATCGCCGCTTCGGCAAACAAGTCGTACCGGACACACCATCGTGCGTCTTGCAGGTGCGTCGACAAGTCGGATCGGTGTCGATGGTCCACGCGGTACCGATACAGATCGCGCAGCGACGGTGCCCAACAAGCAACTTGCTGTCGAGGCAATTGAAGTTCAGCATTCTGGCCGCCACGAACGACCACAAATTGGCCGACCTGGTGAGCCTGGCCAAACAATACGTTGTCGTTGCGAAGCAGAACACATGCGCGATCAACGCCAGACGCAGTTTCTAACGGAACTGCAGCGGCGGACTGAAATTCGGGCTGGATCAACGGAGATTGCGCCAAGACCGTCGCACTCGGTCCGAGCACGATCGCAATCAACGCCGCTTTTTGGATACTTGATTTCGCCATAGTAATGGCGGAAGTACCAACATTGGTGGGTTTGCGTCAATGCGACTCGATTGAAACGATAGCAAACAATGACGCACCGCACACTTGCCGGAATTACTAGCTGCTAACGGGGCCGAGACCTTCTGGCAGAATGCCATCGGCGACTTCGTCTTCCCACTCGTCCATCAACGGCCAGCCCTCGGCAAGCGTGCCAAAGTCAGCCATTTTCAGATAGCCCTTTACACGGTCGATCGTGCGATTCATGAATTCGGGCTCATTCGCAAAGATTGGACCGTGGCTCGGCGCCAACCATTTAACGCCGCTATCGCGAATTCGCTCGAGAGATTTGACAAACGCCTTGATGTCGCTGCCGTGGTGCGCGTCGATGGCTCCAATGCAACCATCGCGATAAATGTTGTCACCGCTCAACAGCACATCGCCCATGCGGAACGCTAGCTGGCTGTCGGTGTGTCCCGGCGTGTGCCAAACTTCGATCTCGAGCGATCCAACCTTGATGATGTCGCCGTCGTTGACTTGGTGTTCGATATCGACCGGCGGCATTTCCAGTTTCAAATTTTGAGCCGTGATCTCGGCCAAGGTGATCAGCGTGTCGCCGGTCCGCAGTGGCTCGACCGCTTTCGGGTGCGCCGTCACGGTTGTCTTCAAGATTGCCTTTGCTTTTGCCAATCCTTGGATGTGATCGACGTCGGCGTGAGTCGCCACCAACGTCTTGCAGCGGGACAGCGGGAAATCGAGTTGGCGGATGATCTCTACGAAACTATCAACGGTTTCTTCGTATCCGATATCGATCAACAACCATTCATCGGCGTCGTAAACCAAGTAGACATTGCATCCCAGCACTTCCCCGGCTTGGAAATTGAGTTCAATGACACCAGGAAAAAGGGGTTTGCGATTCAACATATTGAGCGATCGTCACGAAACATGAAAAGAGATGATAAGGTCAACCGATGGTAGGGCATTGTAGGAAGTTGACCGCTAAAGCGAGAACCCAACACCGGAATGTCGTTATGGGTCACAGCAGATCCGCCAATCCCTCGCAGTAGGTCGGGAATTTCAACCTTGGCACCAAATCCGACTTCATCCGCCGATTCCAGATCCGCTTGTTGCTGTCCGATCGCATCCGCGGCGAAGCGTCGGCCGGCGGGCTGGTGAACGTGGGCGGGGCGGCCCCGACCTGGATCGCAATTTGCCGGTAAAAAGCCGATCGCTTGACCGGCTTGTCGTCGCTGACCAGATACATCCGCCGACTTCTTGGCTGCCAACTGGCCATCACCGCCGCGGCTCCGTCATGAACGTGAATCAAGTTCAAGTGTCCATCGCCTGGCATCGGAATCGGTCGTTCAGCGATCACGTCGGCCGACCGAGGCACCCGGCCAGGGCCGTAGATCCCCGAAAACCGCAAAATCGTCCAAGGCGAATCCGGTCGCATGCGATGCAGAAGCGACTCGGCCTGCAAATGAACACGCCCTCCCGCCCGACTAGGCCAGGCCGGTGACGTTTCGTC is part of the Rubripirellula reticaptiva genome and harbors:
- the pyrF gene encoding orotidine-5'-phosphate decarboxylase: MSFADRLAEAVQTSGSVTCVGLDPRKSQLPATLRDSVSTDSPDAWAAAYTQFCTEIIDVVAGRVACVKPQAAFFEQLGPAGMVSLGQVISYARKVGLLVITDGKRNDIGSTATAYADAYLGTDSPWGSDSLTVSPYLGRDSLEPFVEVCDARDAGIFVLVKTSNPGGGLLQDRVCDGKTIYASVAELVSELNSTRIGKSGYGPVGAVVGATYPEQLAELRSAMPGAWILIPGFGAQGGSADDVKAGFDGSGLGAVVNSSRHIIFAHSRPEYKDKFGDVKWLDAVSAATDEMNAQLRF
- a CDS encoding beta-ketoacyl-[acyl-carrier-protein] synthase family protein, with the translated sequence MANSSSRRVVITGLGVVSPLGNDPDTVIAALRDGTSGIRPLTQVPQGVLCIDHGAEAVGFTGDISDYGPMEKALARTIKKGSKVMCREIEMGVAVAQLAIGDAGITAENRDRDRTGVLYGCDYIMSLPEEFAAGIKKCLDENGNFQFEKWGQIGKPEVSPLWLLKYLPNMPASHIAIYNDLRGPNNSITVREASAGAAIAEAYSTIQRGHADVLVVGSTGSRIHPLRTLHASLQEKLAADQSDPTTMSRPFDQSRDGSVVGEGAGALVCESMEHAEERGATILGEVVGYASSAVGPSKGFEDSFLKQAIVNVLRGALGDADPKSIGHIHAHGLGTIECDRQEAEAIAEVFGNPSEQPPITTAKGHMGNLGAGGGMVEVIASLKALGGNLFPIRNLTNLDAACPINACVDTTTPAGTSFINVNVTPQGQASATRIALL
- a CDS encoding MBL fold metallo-hydrolase, producing MLNRKPLFPGVIELNFQAGEVLGCNVYLVYDADEWLLIDIGYEETVDSFVEIIRQLDFPLSRCKTLVATHADVDHIQGLAKAKAILKTTVTAHPKAVEPLRTGDTLITLAEITAQNLKLEMPPVDIEHQVNDGDIIKVGSLEIEVWHTPGHTDSQLAFRMGDVLLSGDNIYRDGCIGAIDAHHGSDIKAFVKSLERIRDSGVKWLAPSHGPIFANEPEFMNRTIDRVKGYLKMADFGTLAEGWPLMDEWEDEVADGILPEGLGPVSS
- a CDS encoding SDR family oxidoreductase; protein product: MKPNSTKRTLIVGHGFLGKRVAQLAVQSGDQVWATSRKKEKINEMSGTSVHPVRMDWTDRRTLVDLPQVDRVLVAVSYDASSGMSRFDSQVGGFANLLRVLPAETDVCYISTTGVYHQTDGRWVDETSPAWPSRAGGRVHLQAESLLHRMRPDSPWTILRFSGIYGPGRVPRSADVIAERPIPMPGDGHLNLIHVHDGAAAVMASWQPRSRRMYLVSDDKPVKRSAFYRQIAIQVGAAPPTFTSPPADASPRMRSDSNKRIWNRRMKSDLVPRLKFPTYCEGLADLL